The genomic stretch GTGTGTTGGGGTCTATCATAAAATGTTCCTGGGATTTATGTGGCAATACAAACTCAGTAATATCCATTTAATTAGTGAGGAAACAGATCAAAATCTCATTTATAAGAGACCTGATTATGCTctatctgaaaaacaacaaacatttgtatcttcttctaaaataaatgcacatagGGCAGATTTTATATAGTTTACCATTTGTAACTCTGACATTTACCATATAAAGTCTTAATTGTTTGTACCCACAATATAGCCTTGCCATTTACTTTGCTATTTTAACCATAAGACTAAGCAGTTTAAGATCATGTGAATAAGTAACTATTAAAGCAGTATTTCTGGAGCATTGTAATAGTctacaataaataatattgttCCTATGGAAAGGGTTACTGATTTATGGAAACTTTTGCACTAGTTGCCTTTTGAAATGCCCTCTAATGATGTCACCAGCCTCCTCATTTCACATTggatatgtgtatatatttttagttttaggtatttctatttttaatagCTCAAACTCAAGGTCCAAGATGTTCCTGTATCTGCTTAGTCTGATGCTCCAGTTACATTCATACTCTAAATAAATTTCTAGAAAAAGATGTCAGACACATCACAAGTTACAAGAACTAGTTTGGTGAGGAGCAACACCTTTGACTATTCTCTGGAGAACCAGTTAAGCCAGTGCTGGGTGGGTGACAACTAAAGGAAGAAGGAAAATACTTTTAAACATGCATGCCAGCTTAAATGAGACACCGGTTGTGTTTAAACTggcaaatgttttctgtttgaatgtaatctgtgttctttttttacatgttgagCCATCAATGGTGAAAAAAGTTCAGTTCCATGTGCTGTGTATCCTAAGATTTGTTATTTGCCCTTTCAGTTCATCCAGCGATCCTAACTAAGTCATCTTTACCAATGTGTGTTATAAGAGGAAAGAGAACCAGACAGAGGAAATCATCTTGACATCGGTAACCTTGACTTGTTCTCAAGACCAACCATGAGGGACAGACTGAGCCACCTGCAGGAAGTGTCCACCGGCCATGTGGAGCAGATGGAGTATGCCGACTCCACTGGCTCCGACACCTTCAGCAACGTTGACCTGGAGATGGAGTTGCCCCATGAGGCAGTGGTGTTTGAGGACAACAGCCCTGCTCTGGAGGATGTTTTTTCCAAGTCCCAGGATATCCACAGAGAGATCCAGCTCATCCGTGTTGAGATTAAAAGGCTTCGTGAGCAGAATTCTCGCATGGTCCAGGGTGTCACCACCATGAGCACTATCAAAAGGGACTCCAACGCTATTGGTGCTGATATAAAAGCACGGGCTGAGGGTGTGCTGGCACGCCTGCGGGACATGGACGCCGAAGCCCACAAGCTAGAAGAAGAATATGGCTCCAATTCTGCCATCACACGTATTGCCAGAACCCAATATGCTTGCCTCAGCAATGGTTTCCGCGATACCATGTTTGACTATAACGAGGCTGAGATGAGCCATCGGGAGAACTGTAAGGCCCAAATCCAGAGGCAAATGGAGATAGTGGGACGTGAGGTGAcaggagaggaggtggaggagatgaTTGAGAAAGGTCAGTGGAACATCTTTAATGACAACATAATGGCTGAAGGTAAAACGGCTCGATCAGCTCTGTCGCAGATTGAGAAACGTCACCAGGAGTTGATTGATCTGGAGACCCGTATCAATGGCATCCATGAGATTTTCCTGGATATTGCCCTGCTGGTGGAGGAGCAAGGCCCCATGCTGACCACCATCCAAACCAACGTTCAGAAAACCGATGAAGGCATAAAGGAGGCCCTTTTCAAACTTGGCAAAGCCAAACGTCACGACAAGAACAACCCTTTTAAAAAGATGTTCTGCAGCTGTTTCCCATGTGTGGACTAATGACTGTACAGTACAGAGATTAGCAGCGGGATGGCAAAATATGCAGTTGCTGTCTCCAGACAGGGACATTTAAAACTGCTATTGTTCGTATTGTCACAAAGTCTTTATCAACATGGTCTATGGAGctatagataataataatacaatttccAGGATGTAAATCAAAGaagttaaaactttttttgtctagatgagagacaaaaatgcttgagtaaaatattttacaatgatGTCTGTTATATTTGTGTGAAAGATTTTAAACTGGGATCTCAAATCTGAATTAATTCCCCCATGACTCAGGTGTACTGCAGAACTGAAGCATATGGTATTAATTGGCATTCATGTTgtgtcattgaaaaaaaaatgtaatgtgcaattTTTAGGCATGCTGCTTGACACGATGCTTCCGGATGCAGTAACCAGCACTAATAGTGAAGCCCGAAGAAGCATTATGATATGCAAGTTGTTCTCATATTTACCATCTCTTTTGAAGACACCAGTAACTGAAAAGTGATGGGAGTTTAAATAGGATTTATTAACAGTCTTACTGTTAGGCAGGGATCACCCAAATTATGTTTTGTGATGTACCCTAATCTGTTATTTTCACTGCTATTTTATTGAATAATTGGCTGATAATACCTTTCTTCTGTGGTGTCATGTATGTTACATAAACAGTTATATTAAAATCGGAGTGAGtctgtcttcatttttgtttgatcATAAAATTTACATGGTATGAACATAAAGACCTGCTGAGATGTAGTGTTTAGAATACATTAACATATATTCTTAATTTAAGTTTTCAATCACTCAGACACAAGGGGCACTTCGACTTGCTTTTACTATAAGCAGCaatgctacataaatacagttttcTAAACCAACAGGTACAATATCTGCAGAAGCAAAGAACCACCtactttttgtcaatttaggGATTTTCTTTAGTAGATCTTGGTTTCTTTCATACATTGTT from Etheostoma cragini isolate CJK2018 chromosome 18, CSU_Ecrag_1.0, whole genome shotgun sequence encodes the following:
- the LOC117961442 gene encoding syntaxin-11-like, which produces MRDRLSHLQEVSTGHVEQMEYADSTGSDTFSNVDLEMELPHEAVVFEDNSPALEDVFSKSQDIHREIQLIRVEIKRLREQNSRMVQGVTTMSTIKRDSNAIGADIKARAEGVLARLRDMDAEAHKLEEEYGSNSAITRIARTQYACLSNGFRDTMFDYNEAEMSHRENCKAQIQRQMEIVGREVTGEEVEEMIEKGQWNIFNDNIMAEGKTARSALSQIEKRHQELIDLETRINGIHEIFLDIALLVEEQGPMLTTIQTNVQKTDEGIKEALFKLGKAKRHDKNNPFKKMFCSCFPCVD